The proteins below are encoded in one region of Pongo pygmaeus isolate AG05252 chromosome 20, NHGRI_mPonPyg2-v2.0_pri, whole genome shotgun sequence:
- the ZNF490 gene encoding zinc finger protein 490 isoform X3, with product MDSISLEDVAVNFTLEEWALLDPGQRNIYRDVMRATFKNLACIGEKWKDQDIEDDHKNQGKNLRGPVVEALCENKEDRLCGKSTSQIPDLNTNLETPTGLKPCDCSVCGEVFMHQVSLNRHMRSHTEQKPNECHEYGEKPHKCKECGKTFTRSSSIRTHERIHTGEKPYECKECGKAFAFLFSFRNHIRIHTGETPYECKECGKAFRYLTALRRHEKNHTGEKPYKCKQCGKAFIYYQPFLTHERTHTGEKPYECKQCGKAFSCPTYLRSHEKTHTGEKPFACRECGRAFFSHSSLRKHVKTHTGVQPYTCKKCGEAFKSSSSCEVHERTHFGEKPYECKQCGKAFNSSSYLQLHERVHTGEKTYECKECGKAFLYSTHFRIHERTHTREKPYECKQCGRVFIYFSHLRRHERSHTGVKPCECKQCGKAFTCLNSLKVHKRIHTGERPFQCRQCGKAFSYSKSLHVHERTHTRQKP from the exons GACTCCATCTCCCTTGAGGATGTGGCTGTGAACTTCACCCTGGAGGAGTGGGCTTTGCTGGATCCTGGCCAGAGGAATATCTACAGAGATGTGATGCGGGCAACCTTCAAGAACCTGGCCTGTATAG GGGAAAAATGGAAAGACCAGGATATTGAAGATGACCACAAAAACCAGGGAAAAAATCTAAG AGGTCCTGTGGTTGAAGCACTCTGTGAAAATAAAGAAGATCGTCTGTGTGGAAAAAGCACTAGCCAGATTCCTGATCTTAATACGAACCTGGAAACTCCTACTGGATTAAAGCCATGTGACTGCAGTGTGTGTGGGGAAGTCTTCATGCATCAGGTCTCCCTTAATAGGCACATGAGATCTCACACTGAACAGAAACCAAATGAGTGTCACGAATATGGAGAGAAGCCAcataaatgtaaagaatgtgggaaaaCCTTCACTCGCAGCTCCAGTATTCGAACCCACGaaagaattcacactggagagaaaccctatgaatgtaaggaatgtggcaaagccttcgcatttctcttttcctttcgaAACCATataagaattcatactggagagacaccctatgaatgtaaggaatgtgggaaggcatTCAGATATCTTACTGCTCTTCGGCGCcatgaaaaaaatcacactggagagaaaccgtaCAAATGTAAACAGTGTGGAAAAGCCTTTATATATTATCAGCCTTTTCTAACCCATGAaaggactcacactggagagaaaccttatgaatgtaagcaatgtgggaaagccttcagttGTCCCACGTACTTACGGAGTCATGAGaaaactcacactggagagaaaccttttGCATGTAGGGAATGTGGGAGAGCCTTCTTTTCTCACTCAAGCCTTCGAAAACACGTGAAAACCCACACCGGAGTTCAACCTTATACATGTAAGAAATGTGGGGAAGCCTTCAAGTCATCTAGTTCCTGTGAAGTGCACGAAAGAACTCATTTTggagaaaaaccctatgaatgtaaacaATGTGGTAAAGCCTTCAATTCTTCAAGTTACCTTCAGTTGCACGAAAGAGTTCACACTGGCGAGAAAACTTacgaatgtaaagaatgtggtaAAGCCTTTCTTTATTCCACTCACTTTCGAATCCATGAAAGAACCCATActagagagaaaccctatgaatgcaaACAATGTGGTCGGGTCTTCATTTACTTCAGTCACCTTCGAAGGCACGAAAGAAGTCACACTGGAGTGAAACCATGTGAGTGTAAGCAGTGTGGCAAAGCTTTCACTTGTTTAAATTCCCTGAAAGTACAcaaaagaattcatactggagaaagaCCCTTTCAGTGTAGACAATGTGGTAAAGCCTTCAGTTACTCAAAGTCTTTGCACGTGCATGAAAGGACTCATACTAGACAGAAGCCCTAA
- the ZNF490 gene encoding zinc finger protein 490 isoform X2, protein MQNSEHHGQSIKTQTDSISLEDVAVNFTLEEWALLDPGQRNIYRDVMRATFKNLACIGEKWKDQDIEDDHKNQGKNLRGPVVEALCENKEDRLCGKSTSQIPDLNTNLETPTGLKPCDCSVCGEVFMHQVSLNRHMRSHTEQKPNECHEYGEKPHKCKECGKTFTRSSSIRTHERIHTGEKPYECKECGKAFAFLFSFRNHIRIHTGETPYECKECGKAFRYLTALRRHEKNHTGEKPYKCKQCGKAFIYYQPFLTHERTHTGEKPYECKQCGKAFSCPTYLRSHEKTHTGEKPFACRECGRAFFSHSSLRKHVKTHTGVQPYTCKKCGEAFKSSSSCEVHERTHFGEKPYECKQCGKAFNSSSYLQLHERVHTGEKTYECKECGKAFLYSTHFRIHERTHTREKPYECKQCGRVFIYFSHLRRHERSHTGVKPCECKQCGKAFTCLNSLKVHKRIHTGERPFQCRQCGKAFSYSKSLHVHERTHTRQKP, encoded by the exons GACTCCATCTCCCTTGAGGATGTGGCTGTGAACTTCACCCTGGAGGAGTGGGCTTTGCTGGATCCTGGCCAGAGGAATATCTACAGAGATGTGATGCGGGCAACCTTCAAGAACCTGGCCTGTATAG GGGAAAAATGGAAAGACCAGGATATTGAAGATGACCACAAAAACCAGGGAAAAAATCTAAG AGGTCCTGTGGTTGAAGCACTCTGTGAAAATAAAGAAGATCGTCTGTGTGGAAAAAGCACTAGCCAGATTCCTGATCTTAATACGAACCTGGAAACTCCTACTGGATTAAAGCCATGTGACTGCAGTGTGTGTGGGGAAGTCTTCATGCATCAGGTCTCCCTTAATAGGCACATGAGATCTCACACTGAACAGAAACCAAATGAGTGTCACGAATATGGAGAGAAGCCAcataaatgtaaagaatgtgggaaaaCCTTCACTCGCAGCTCCAGTATTCGAACCCACGaaagaattcacactggagagaaaccctatgaatgtaaggaatgtggcaaagccttcgcatttctcttttcctttcgaAACCATataagaattcatactggagagacaccctatgaatgtaaggaatgtgggaaggcatTCAGATATCTTACTGCTCTTCGGCGCcatgaaaaaaatcacactggagagaaaccgtaCAAATGTAAACAGTGTGGAAAAGCCTTTATATATTATCAGCCTTTTCTAACCCATGAaaggactcacactggagagaaaccttatgaatgtaagcaatgtgggaaagccttcagttGTCCCACGTACTTACGGAGTCATGAGaaaactcacactggagagaaaccttttGCATGTAGGGAATGTGGGAGAGCCTTCTTTTCTCACTCAAGCCTTCGAAAACACGTGAAAACCCACACCGGAGTTCAACCTTATACATGTAAGAAATGTGGGGAAGCCTTCAAGTCATCTAGTTCCTGTGAAGTGCACGAAAGAACTCATTTTggagaaaaaccctatgaatgtaaacaATGTGGTAAAGCCTTCAATTCTTCAAGTTACCTTCAGTTGCACGAAAGAGTTCACACTGGCGAGAAAACTTacgaatgtaaagaatgtggtaAAGCCTTTCTTTATTCCACTCACTTTCGAATCCATGAAAGAACCCATActagagagaaaccctatgaatgcaaACAATGTGGTCGGGTCTTCATTTACTTCAGTCACCTTCGAAGGCACGAAAGAAGTCACACTGGAGTGAAACCATGTGAGTGTAAGCAGTGTGGCAAAGCTTTCACTTGTTTAAATTCCCTGAAAGTACAcaaaagaattcatactggagaaagaCCCTTTCAGTGTAGACAATGTGGTAAAGCCTTCAGTTACTCAAAGTCTTTGCACGTGCATGAAAGGACTCATACTAGACAGAAGCCCTAA